The genomic stretch AATAAACGGAAGAAAGGCGATAGCGGTGTTATTTCATATTTCCCTAAAACAATGAAGGAGGCGTTGAGTACTGTAGAGAAAATTGAATCAAAAAATAGAAGATATTCAGTAGGCTTAATGCAGATAACCAGTACTAACTTTTCTCAATACGGTATGACGGCTGAGAAGCTATTCAACCCATGCAACAATTTATCAGTTTTCGAGAAAATAATAACGGATTGCTATACGAGGGGAGGGAATCTAGTTAATGGCTTGAGTTGCTATTATTCCGGCAGTTTTTCCACTGGAAAGAAACCTGAATCAAGCTTTGGTAATACCAGCTATAACCAACGCATTGGATATAACCAGCCAGCCGCTAAAAAAGTATGGGCTGTGCCATCTGTAAAAGAAGATATAAAGAAGGAAAAAGCATCACAGAAAATCTATACAAGCGAAAAAACAATTTATCCTCAATACGCCATGCGTGGCACTGTCCTAGATGAAAAGGAAACTATCAATGCTGAAAATTAATAAGCGCTATCTTACTCTATCCCTCTTTACTGCTGCTTTGCTGCTCTGCGTAGCTGAGCCTGCGTTAGCCGACGATGTATCAACTAAGACAGGGGGATTCTTTCAGAAAATTATTGATTTTCTTACTGACCAGCGTAAGCCAGCAATCACAATCATCTGTCTGATGATTGGTTACATCGCGCTCTTCTCACGCCAGCACATGGCATGGATCATTCCTCTCGTTATCGGGATGATTATCTTTATTATTGCGCCTTACATCCCGTCCTGGCTTCCGTAATAACAATACTTAAGAGGGGGCGTATTCATGAGTACCGTATTTAAAGGGCTGACACGCCCCGCTTTAGTTAGAGGGTTAGGTGTTCCACTTTACCCTTTTCTTGGAATGTGCATGGTTTGCGTTCTTCTTGGCGTCTGGATACACGATCTGTTGTATTTCCTTATCCTGCCAGGCTGGTTTGCTATAAAGCGGGTTACACAAATTGATGAGCGCTTCTTCGATTTGTTGTACCTGCGAACGGTTGTCAAAGGGCATCCGTTGGCAAACAAACGCTTCAGCGCCGTCCATTATGCGGGGAGCCAGTACGATGAAGTCGATATATCTAAAGTGGACAATTTTATGAAGCTGAAAGATCAAACGTCTATTGAAGCTCTAATCCCTTACTCCTCACACATCACTGATGACCTGGTTGTCACCAAAAATCGCGATCTGGTTGCCACATGGCAAGTTGATGGCGCTTATTTTGAATGTGTCGATGATGAAGATTTAACGCTGCTCACTGACCAGTTAAATACGCTTATTCGCAGCTTTGAAGGTAAGTCGGTAACGTTTTACACGCACCGAGTAAGGGTAAGAAAGGAAGTTAAGGTTGATTTTAACAGTAAAATTCCTTTTGTTAACCGGGTGATGAATGATTACTATTCTTCTCTTTCAAAACCTGAATACTTTGAGAATAAACTTTACCTGACGATATGTTATAAGCCATTCAATATTGAAGATAAGGTTTCACATCTTCTTTCAAAGAAAAAAGGTAATAAGAAAATATTTGATGAGCCTATCAATGATATGAATGAAATATGTGGAAGGCTTGATACATATCTTTCTCGTTTTCATGCTCATCGTCTTGGCCTGGTTGAAGAGAACGGGCGCGTCTTTTCAGATCAGCTTTCGCTTTTCCAGTATCTGCTGTCTGGCAAGTGGCAAAAGGTTAGGGTGACGAACAGTCCTTTCTATACCTACCTGGGAGGGAAAGATTTATTCTTTGGTAATGATGCCGGGCAGATTACAGCGTCTGAAAATGCAAGGTATTTTCGCTCTATTGAGATTAAAGACTACTTTCAGGAAACCGATGCGGGCATCTTCGATGCGCTGATGTATCTTCCTGTTGAATACGTCTTTACATCGTCTTTCACGTCTATGGATAAACAGGCCGCAATCAAGGCGCTTGACGATCAGATAGAAAAACTTGAAATGACGGATGATGCTGCAAAATCACAGCTTGCTGATTTGCATGTTGGGTTAGACATGGTGTCGAGCGGGTACAACTCGTTTGGTAAGTGTCACCTGACACTTGTTATCTTTGCTGACTCTCCAGAACGCCTGGTTAAAGATACGACTATCGTTACCACTACCTTAGAAGATTTGGGGCTTGTTGTTACGTACTCTACCTTAAGCCTGGGCGCTGCATTTTTTTCGCAGTTGCCAGGCAACTATAACCTGCGTCCGCGCCTCAGTATTCTTAGTAGTCTCAACTTTGCTGAGATGGAGAGTTTCCATAATTTCTTCCACGGTAAGGCAGACGGAAACACCTGGGGAAAAAGCTTAATGGCTCTTCGCGGCTCTGGTAATGACGTTTACCACCTCAATTATCACATGACGACAGAGAACATTAACTTTTTCGGCAAAAACCCTACGCTGGGGCATTGTGAAATCCTGGGAACCTCCAACGTAGGTAAAACCGTTCTAATGATGACCATGTCTTATGCGGCACAGCAATTCGGTACCCCTGAATCATTTCCGGCGAACCGCAAAGTCAGAAAACTTACTACTGTTTTCTTTGATAAGGACAGAGCCGGTGAAGTGGGTATTCGTGCTATGGGAGGGGCTTATTTCCGCGTGAAAGGTGGAGAGCCTACCGGGTGGAATCCGGCAGCTCTGCCGCCAACTAAGCGAAACATAGCTTTTGTCAAAGACATCATAAGGCTGATATGCAAGCTGAATGGTAACACCGTTGACGATTACCAGAACACGCTCATCTCGTCAGCCGTAGAGAGGCTCATGGAGAGGGAGGATCGTTCTTACCCAATCAGTAAGCTTATCCCGCTCATCATGGAGCCGGACGATGTTGAGACAAAGCGACATGGGATTAAAGCTCGCCTCAGAGCATGGAAGCAGGGCGGCGAATATGGATGGTTACTCGACAATGCCTCCGATTCCTTTGACGTCACTAATCTGGATGTTTTCGGCATCGATGGAACAGAGTTTCTTGATGATAAGGTTGTCGCTCCGGTTGCGTCTTTTTACCTCATTTATCGGGTAACAATGCTGGCAGACGGTCGCCGATTGCTGATCTACATGGATGAGTTTTGGCAATGGATAAACAACGATGCTTTCAAGGATTTTGTTTATAACAAGCTCAAAACCGGACGTAAGCTCGATATGGTTCTTGTGCCTGCAACGCAGTCACCGGATGAGCTAATCAAGTCACCCATTGCCGCAGCAGTCAGGGAGCAATGCGCAACACATATCTATCTCGCTAACCCTAAAGCAAAGCGCAGTGAGTATGTTGACGAGCTTCAGGTAAGAGATCTCTATTTCGACAAAATCAAAGCTATTGACCCTTTGTCTCGACAATTCCTGGTCGTTAAAAACCCGCAACGGCAGGGCGAACGGGATGACTTTGCAGCCTTTGCAAAATTAGACCTGGGTAAAGCGGCTTACTACCTTCCTATCCTCAGTGCTTCAGCAGAACAACTGGAGTTGTTCGACGAGATTTGGTCTGAAGGTATGGCACCGGAAGACTGGATTGATACCTATCTTGAACGCGCTAACCGTGGAGTAAGATAAAATGAAGAAACTATATCTGGCAGTAGCATTAAGCTGTTTCTCAGTAAACGCTCTAGCCCTGGCCGAGGGCGTGATCGTCCATGATGCAAAATCAGCCATCGATACGGCTTCGCAATGGGGGAAAGAAGCGAAGCAGTGGCAGAAAGAACTCACCGCCTATAAAGATGAACTGTTAACTAAAACCGGTATTCGTGACGTTCAGGGGCTTGTGCAGGATGCTCAGTCTGTTAGTAAGGAACTGACTGACATCTACGAACAGGGCAACTCCTTTATTGATAGTTACATACAAAACCCTAACGGCACGCTATCAGAGAAAGCTAAATCGCTTCTTACTGATTATCGCGTTACTGATACGTGCAAAGGGCTGGGCTATACAGGTAACCTCGTTCGCGGTTGTGAAGCCTCTTTCCTCTCTCAACTCGCCGGGGTTGAGTACGGCAACCAGCTCGAAAGTAAGCTTCGCAAAGACAACGCATCGATGAAAGACCTTATCGATCAGGTTAAAAATGCGAAGGACACCAAAGCCACGCAGGACGCGACGAACGCCATTTCGCTGGAAAATCTGAAGTTTGAGAAGCTTAAATTTCAGTATGAAATGTATCGCGATAAGCAGCGCGATCTAGCACAATACAAAGAGAAAATGGCTCAGGCTACTTACCAGAAACAACAGTTAGACGCCGTAAATGAGCCACTTTCTTATAAGGAACAATTTACGAAACAGAGTTTTGACCTTAACTAAGGAGTCATGATGAGAAAGCTAAATTTAATTCTGGTTGCAACAGGGTTGTCGTTCTTTTTAGCCGGATGTGAGGACGTTAAATCTGTTGATTGGTGGCAATCTCATCCTGATGAAGCGGGTAAAAAAGTGTCCGAGTGCAAGCAATCCGGCGATGACAGTGAAAATTGTCGTAATGCTAAAGATGGTTTGTTTCGTTATCAGCAGCTACACGCAAAATCACCGTCTTATAAGGACGCTTTTAAAAGCCCTACGAGTAAAGGTGAAAAATAAAAAGGAGCCTTTATGGCAACTTCTGATTTTTTCCAAACCGCTCGCGATGTAATACTTAATACTCTTGACCAGTCAAGTACTGGTCAATTAGAACGTATTTCGTCAATTGCATCCTCGCTGGGAAAGTTTGGAATATCAATATATATACTCTGGTATGCATATACCGTAATAATTGGGAAACAAAAGTCAGCCGTCCAGGATTTTTTATGGAATTTATGCAGGTTCTGGATGATATTGATTTTCGTAACTAATATGGGAGGCTGGTTAGATAGTGCAACTCAAGCTATAGATGGTCTGAAAGATTCATTTGCTGGCGGTGATCCGTGGTTATGGCTTGACCAGCTTTGGACTAAAACCCAACAGGTTGCAGCCTTCCTCATGTCTAAAGACCCTTCTACCTACGTTAAAACCGATGGCGCAATAGCTGCAATATTTACTTACGCAGGTGGCGTAGTTGCCCTTTTACTATGTTCCATCGTTTATTTTTCGGCAGAAGTCACGCTCAAGGTTCTTACCGTAACAGCGCCTTTATTCATTGTGTGTTTGTCTTTCGGGTTTTTAAGGCAAATGTTTAATAGCTGGCTTCAGCTTATATTTAGCTCCTTACTGATTTTCCTTTTTGGTGCTTTGGCTTTGAAAGCAGGTACGACTTTCTTTAACGGTATTCTTTCCGTATCAGTGCAGGATGCCGAACCGCTCAACCTGATAGCTACAGGTGCAACAGCAATGGTCGCGGGTGCATTTATGGCCTGGATTATCTGGCAGGCAAAAACCTATGCGTCACAGCTTGCCGGAGTTGGTGTTGAAGGAGCTTTACAGGGGGCGGCTGCTATGGGGCTAGGTGCGGCAGCATTCGGAGCCGGGCGCATGGCAGGTAAAGTGCTTGGCATGGGGAAAAATGCCGGGGCGGGTATGTTTAAGGGCTTACGGCGTGATAAAGGCGGTCTGAGTGAGTCCAACGGTGTTTCAGGAAAACTTGGTAATCTGGCAGGGCAAGGTATAAATATCGGAGCCAAGAAACTACGTAACGCAGCCGTTGAAATGGCAAAGAAAAAATATGGAGGCTAAATGAAACCTGAAATGTTTTTTTATTTAATGCTTATTTATGTAATGCTTATCCTTGTTGCGTGTACAATGGCTTTTATTTACGCCTTCATGTAATTGATTTCCTCAATCTGGTTTTTGCCGCTGCATAAAGCAGTGGCTCTCTTATTTTAAAATTTAGGTGGAATATGAAGAAATTAATCACTGTTATTGTGATGCTTTGCCTTGTCGGTTGTCAGGCAAAACATGAACTACCGCCAGTGTCAGGTAAAAGCGAACCTGTTAACTCAGCCGAGGTGATGAAAAATGGAATTTAAAATTCCGCAGTTAAAAAACTTCTCCTTCAAAAAGAAAAAAGAGGTGACTGATTCATCTACTTCTTTTGAAGAAAAAAACCAAAGGCTTCAGGAAAAGATGAACCGTGTTTATAAATACGGTGGCATGTCAGGAATAGCAGTAGGGCTATTATCTCTTCTGGCGTTAAATGCAGCTTTGCCGCTTAAAGAAACGGTTGTAGAGGCATATCTGATTAACGGCGTAACTGGAGTGGCTGAAAGATTAACTTCTGTCAAAAAAGAACATCTATCAGAAGATGAAGCTTTAGCAAAATACTTTATTGCTCAGTATATAAAGCGCAGGGAAGGATATAATTATTTCAGCCTTCAGCATGACTATGATTATGTGCTGCTTTACAGTGCTGAAAATGTTGCCACTAATTACAATGCCCTAATCAATGGAAAAGACTCGCCTAAGATTGTTTATAAAAAGGCCGAGCAAACAGCGACAGTGCAGGATGACCCATCCATTATTTTAAGTTCTTCATCACGTCCTGATGATAAAGATAAAGGTGCTTATATCCGTTTCCGGTTAAAAATCCGTGATGTGGCAAGTGGCGCAGAAAAAGATGAGTACTGGAATGTAAGGCTGACATATCGCATCGAGCCAGAAGTAGAAATGGCATCGGGTGAAAGGAATAACAATCCGCTTAAGTTTGTAGTGACTAGCTATGCTCGCGACAAAGAAGATAAAGGGTAAAGCACATGAAATTAAAAATGAATGCGTTACTTATCGCTGTTCTTATGGCTTCCAATATATGTAGCGCTGCCGTTATGCCAACTGGAAGTCGATATGATCCTAGAAACCAGCTTGTCACCTACAATCCGCAAAACACTACTGTCATAAACAGCGCGGTCGGATATACAACGACACTGGTTTTTGATGACGATGAAACTGTTATCAGTGCCAGAACGGGTTTTCCGCAAGGTTGGTCGGTGAATAAAGAGGACAACATTGTTTATCTGGAAGTTCAGCCCGTCAAACAGACGGTACAAAATAACAACACTGATGAGGATGGAAAACAATCATCTGAAGTGGTCAATGTTGCCCTCGACCCTGAAAACGATTTAGAGCGCTGGAGAACAAACCTCTTTGTTCGTACAACCAAACGTAATTACAGCATGGAGCTTAATGCCAAGACGTTCAAGCAACCGGACAAAATTGCATTCGTCATAAACTACCAGTACCCGCAGGAACGGCGCAAAGAGCAGGCAGAGATCGAGAAAAAGCGTATTGCGGCTTACAACAAGCAGAAGGAAGAGATGGCTATAAACCGTGAGCTGGAAAACGCCAAATCACCTCGCAACTGGCAATACACAAAGCGCGTTGCTGATGGTAGTCAGGATATAAGCCCGGATTTTGCTTTTGATGATGGACGCTATACCTGGTTTGGATTCAGCCCCATGAAAAAGATACCAAGTGTCTCTGTTATGAGCGGTGATGAAGAAACGCTCACCAACCCTGTAATAGTCACTCGCGGTCAAAATACATTGCTTGGCGTTCCCGTAGACAAGCGGTTTGTTTTACGCATGGGTAAACAGGTTGTCGGTATTGAAAACCGTGGATTCGGTAAAGTCCAGCTTCCAGCCGGAGACACCGTATCCCCGACAGTAGAAAAAGAGGTGATCCAGTGAGCGAACAGGAAAACAAAATCCCGACTGCTGTAGAAATAGAGCGCGAGCTACGTGAGCGCCGGCAGAAGGAACTAGAGGAAGCCAATAAAGAAGGTGAACAGGAAGAATCTACAGGAACAGCACAACGACTCGGCATCGAGAAACTTAAAAAATCCCGTAAGGGTATGATAGTGCTGCTTGCCGCCTTCCTTCTCTTAGCTGTTGGGGTAAGTTTTTATTTTGTACCGTCGATTATTCGTTCAATGTCCAGTTCTGATGACAAGCCAGCAAACCAGACCGTTCCAACAGGCACAGTAAAGCGCCAGACAGGATTAAGTGATGATGTTGATCCATTTAATCAGACCACGCAGGGGCAGAAAGAGGACGATAAAGGCACCACAAAGGACGACTCAGGCAAACATGAGCAGTCAGAGACTAAGCCAGAGAATATGCAACAGAGGTACAGCCGAGCGCTTGACGTTGCTTATGGGGGTAGTAGTGGTTCTGGAAGCAGCAATAGCTCTGCACCGACCTCACAGGAACATAAAGATGACCCTAGAGAGGGTTCAGGAAGTTCTGAGGGAACTGTAGAACCGGTTAAAAACGGGGCAGTCTCATTGTCTGATATAAAACGTGTTCCATATGACCCTAATCTGTTTATTCCTGAAAATACCGCTATCAAATGCTCCCTCGACAGGCGATTTATATCGGATCTTGCCGGAAAGCTTACATGCACCATTAATGAGGACGTTTACAGCGCTAACCGCAACGTAAAACTCATTAAAAAAGGAACGGCAGCTTATCTCATGTATAAATCTGGCATGTTACGACACGGTCAGGGTGCCGTGTTTATCGCTGCCACTAAACTCCGAACGAGGGAAGAGCCATTCATTGATATTCCTCTTATAGATACCCAGGCAGCAGGGGCTATGGGTGAAGCTGGGGCGACTGGCTGGATTGACACTCATTTTAGCGACCGTTTCCTCGGAGCTATGATGATAGGTATGATCCCCGACTTTGCTCAGGCTGCAAGCGGGGCAGCAAAAAACAATAAAGATAATCAGACCGATTACACAGCAAACAGCCGCCAGGCATTTGCTGATATTGCGAGAGAGTCTTTCTCCAATAGCGTAAACATCCCTCCTACGCTCTATAAAAATCAGGGCGAAATTATTACGCTTATCGTTGGTCAAGATCTGGATTTCTCAAAAATCTACAAGCTGAAATTGAAATAAGAGGCCAGTTAACGGTTATGACAGTAAATAATGAAAATCGTCATATTGTTTATGACATAGTTAATGATTACTTTAGCAAGTGGCTAAACAATTCAGATGGGCTTACTGAAATAGCCGTTAACAGACCTGATGAGTTGTTCACTAAAATAAAGGGGAGGTGGAAAAAAGAAGAAACAAGCATGAGTTTTCAAGATTGTCTGTCCTTTGCTTCATCGATTGCCGATTACCATGATGAGGGTTCTGTCACTCCCGAATATCCATTGCGCTCAGCTACCTTACCCGACGGCGAACGTGTCCAGATAGTTATCCCTCCGGCAACTGAAAAAGAAACCGTGTCAATAACGATAAGGAAGCCATCAAGCGTTTTTCTCAATCATGAGCATTTTGTTAAGCAAGGTTTTTATTCGAAGTTGAATGAAGGTATCGACTTTGGAAGTAATCAGGATGATCTTAGCGAACTTTATCGAAAGAAACGGTTTGAAGAGTTTATCCCGGAATGTTTAAGACACGGTAAGACTATGGTTTTTTGCGCTGGCACAGGCGCAGGGAAAACCACCTTTGCTAATGCTTGTCTTGAATTTATTCCTCATCATTTACGCTGTATTTCCATTGAAGATACTGATGAGGCGAAGTTTAAATTCCATGAAAATCACGTAAAACTTTTCTACCCCGCCGAGGGTGAAAACAAAATTGTTACCTCCGCTACTTTGCTACGTTCGGGTTTCCGTATGAATCCTGACAGGATTTTAAGTACTGAGATTCGAGGTGCTGAAGCATGGGATTTTCTAAAAGGCGCAAGCTCTGGTCATGCGGGAAATCTAACGACAGTACATGAAGACAATCCCATAGATGCCGTTTTAGGTATTGTACAGCGATGCTATATGAATCCAGAATGTCAAAACCTTCCTTACAATATCATCCTGAGACGTGTTTTAAGTAATATCGATGTGATAATGAGCATTAAGTATATGGGTGAAGAAGATACTCGTTTTGCTTCAGGTATCTACTACCGTCCGGTTGATTTTGAAAAATACTTTTCAATGCTTAAGGAGTAAAGTAATGTCTTTAAAACTCCCCGATAAGGCACAGTGGGCTTTTATAATACTGATAATGTGTTTAGTGGCTTACTATGCAGGTTCGGTAGCAATATACTTTTTTAATCATAAGACGCCTCTTTATATATGGAAGCATTACGCTTCTATGCTTTTGTGGCGGGTGATGATTGACAGTAGCGTTAAAAGCGAAATCAGGCTGACATCAGTTTATTCTTTATTGTCGGGGTTACTGGCATCGTTAGCTGCTCCTGTTTTTATAATCTGGAAAATCAACCAAGACGATGCTCCTTTGTTTGGTGATGCTAAGTTTGCCAGCGATGCAGATTTAAAAAAATCAAAGTTATTAAAATGGGAAAGGGAAAATGATACTGATATTCTCGTTGGGCGTTATAAAGGAAAATATCTTTGGTATACGGCTCCCGATTTTGTTTCTCTGGGCGCGGGAACGCGAGCAGGTAAAGGGGCTGCAATCGGCATCCCTAACATGCTTGTCAAAAAACACTCAATAATTGCTCTAGATCCTAAGCAAGAGCTATGGAAAATCACCAGTAAAGTCAGGGAAATCGTACTAAGAAATAAAGTTTATCTTCTCGACCCGTTCAATACCAAAACACATCAGTGTAATCCACTTTTCTATGTGGATTTGAAGGCCGAAAGTGGAGCAAAAGACTTACTCAAACTGGTTGAAATCCTTTTCCCTTCTTTTGGTTTGACAGGGGCAGAGGCTCACTTTAACAACTTAGCCGGACAGTACTGGACAGGCCTGGCTAAACTCCTCCACTTTTTTATAAATTTTGCGCCTGAGTGGATTGATGAGTTTAGAATCAAGCCTGTCTTTTCAATTGGTACTGTTGTTGATTTATACGGCAATATTGACCGTGAGCAGGTATTGAGCAACCGTGAGACTTTTGAAGAACTTGTGCAGGGAAACGAAACAGCCCGGTATCATTTACAGGATGCTCTTACCAAAATCAGGGAGTATCACGAAACCGAGGATGAACAACGGTCAAGCGTAGACGGTTCTTTCAGGAAAAAAATGAGCCTCTTTTATCTGCCTACCGTTCGTAAATGTACGGATGGTAATGACTTTGATTTACGCCAGATGAGAAGAGAAGACATTACTGTCTATGTAGGGGTTAACGCGGAAGATATGATACTAGCGTATGACTTTCTAAACCTGTTCTTTAACTTAGTGGTAGAGGTTACGCTAAGAGAAAATCCTGATTTCGACCCTACATTAAAACATGACTGTTTATTGTTTCTCGATGAGTTCCCTTCAATTGGCTACATGCCGATAATCAAAAAAGGTTCCGGCTATATAGCTGGCTACAAACTGAAGTTATTAACCATCTATCAAAACATCAGCCAGCTAAATGAGATATACGGAACGGAGGGGGCTAAAACTCTCATGAGCGCGCATCCATGCCGTGTTATCTACGCAGTAAGTGAAGAAGATGACGCTAAAAAAATATCAGAAAAGCTGGGGTACATAACTACAAAATCCAAAGGCTCAAGTAAAACTAGCGGTAAAGCCACATCACGAAGTAACTCAGAAAGTGAGGCTCAGCGTGCATTAGTTCTGCCACAGGAACTAGGTACTCTCGCTTTTTCAGAGGAAATGATAATCCTCAAGGGTGAGAATCCTGTAAAAGCAGAAAAAGCACTCTACTATCTCGATCCATATTTTATGGACAGATTGATGTTAGTTAGCCCGAAGCTGACAGCGCTTACAGCAAGCATCAATAAAACTAATAACATCTTTGGTGTTAAAGGAATCAAATACCCATCGAAAGAAAAAATGCTTTCAGTCGGTGAACTTGAATCAGAGGTTTTACTATGAAGAAAATAATTTTGTTGGCTGCTGTCATAATGTCAGGTTGCTCTTCTCCGCCCGAACCCCCGCAGGTTGACTGGGGTAACAAGCCCGAATCGATGAACTCTCAACTACCAAGTTGGCAACCTACCAATCGGGTTATTAAATCAGAAAAAGTCACTTCAACGTGGATGAAGGTGGTGCGCAATTTCTTACCTGAAAATCGCCTGTATGATGACTCAGTTTTCTATGCTGTAGCCCACTCACCAGAAATTATTGTTGAAGCAAGTAATGGCAGCGATTTTTTCACCGCAAAAAAATGGCTTCGAAATAATGGCGCGTATGGGGTTATTCAGTACAGGTATAAATCTAATGGCTTTGGTGTTCGTTCAACCAATATATATTTTGAAAGAGGGTGAAAATGAAAATCATGCTCATAGCGGCTATTGTCGGCTCATTAATTTCTTGCCCTGCTTTAGCAAGAAAACACAATCATACCGACGGACTAAATCAGGTAGGCGATCCCTGCCTTCTGATGACGTGCATGATTGGGAAACTACAGGGCGATATGCAGCCAGCTTGCCAGCCTGTTAACCAGCGATTCTTTAACGTGCGTGTATTCACACCCTACTATAACCCTGAAGCCACGGCGCGACTCAGACAAAGTATCCTGACCAGATGTGAAGGCTCTGTTGAGAACAGAGATAACCTTGAGGCCGTTATAGAGAGATATGGTCGCTCATTCCAGGAATAAGAGAACGCCTTACATCGCAGATTTTTAATCTGCGATGTAAGGGGTTGAACAACCGAAGGGCGTTAGAAACGTATCAGCAAGCTATGAAAATATTCACCTTATTAACATTCACAATCGCCATATCGTCACCCTCTTTTCTGATCGCAGCGGAATTAAGCGGCAAAGTAACGCGCGTTCTCGACGGCGACACCATTGAGGTATTACAGGATAAAACACCTGTTAGAGTTCGCCTTGCTAACATCGATGCGCCGGAAAAGAGACAGCCCTTTGGGAGCTGGGCCAGTAAACAACTTAAAAGCCTGATAGCTGGGCAGCCTGTTACCGTGACATATACGCAAAAAGACCGCTACGGACGTGTGATCGGGCGCGTATTCACGACGAACGGCACGGAGTCAAACCGCTTTATGGTGCAATCCGGGGCTGCATGGGTGTATGACCACTTCAACACAGATACTTCCTTGCCTTCTCTGCAACGGGATGCTCAGAAGCAAAAGCGTGGCCTGTGGGCTGACAGTCAACCAGTGCCCCCGTGGGAGTGGCGTCACAGTCATTAAATTTGGGAGATAAATTATGAATGAGTCTGAAAAAAAACGTTTCAATGACCGGGTTTGTGTAGGTCAGGTTCGTATCAGCGCAGACGTTTATATCACTTCTGGCATGTCAGAAAGTGCGGCAGAGGTCGAAATAAAAGTTCCTAATGAAGATTATCAAAAAGAACTGGAGTTATATGAACGTATTTGCGATTTTGCTTTACTTCACGGAGAGGATTTACAAGGATTATTTCAGACGCGAAGTTATTACTATATGTCGTGTTTCATCCGAAACACTGACGCATTTAAGCAGGTGTTTGGAGAGTATGACGCTTTAAAACCTTTATTCAATCACGCTAAAGGCGATGCGGCTGAGTTTCTTATTAGCTTTCCAGAGAGAAGCAATTATGAAGCTCAGGAACCAGTTAAAGACGCTTTTCTAAAGCTGATAAAAAACCATGTTAAAACGCTTGACGAAATTACATGGCATAGTTTTGAAAACAGAGCATTAACAGGCGAAACAGAGGGAGGGGGAATCGACTTAATTACAAAAGAGAGTTTTGATTTTGAGGACGAGCGCGACAAGATTACAACCTTATCTCGTGAAGATTTTGTCCAGTATACATTATCTTCTGCTTTTGAAGTTGATTACTATACCACCCCTTTGTTCAAAGGTGCCGAGGCTATCGGTGAGATTGATGGCTTTCGGGTATTCTATAATTCCAGGGGGTTTTACTTTTACTGGAATGAAGACACTGAATTTCTTCTTGAAAGTTGGCTGACCTATCCGTCTTATCCATACGGCTGGCTATCCTGAAA from Pantoea sp. CCBC3-3-1 encodes the following:
- a CDS encoding thermonuclease family protein, translating into MKIFTLLTFTIAISSPSFLIAAELSGKVTRVLDGDTIEVLQDKTPVRVRLANIDAPEKRQPFGSWASKQLKSLIAGQPVTVTYTQKDRYGRVIGRVFTTNGTESNRFMVQSGAAWVYDHFNTDTSLPSLQRDAQKQKRGLWADSQPVPPWEWRHSH
- a CDS encoding cag pathogenicity island Cag12 family protein: MKKIILLAAVIMSGCSSPPEPPQVDWGNKPESMNSQLPSWQPTNRVIKSEKVTSTWMKVVRNFLPENRLYDDSVFYAVAHSPEIIVEASNGSDFFTAKKWLRNNGAYGVIQYRYKSNGFGVRSTNIYFERG